The following coding sequences lie in one Mercenaria mercenaria strain notata chromosome 5, MADL_Memer_1, whole genome shotgun sequence genomic window:
- the LOC123557694 gene encoding protocadherin-11 X-linked-like isoform X3 has translation MRTEMFSFCVIISSVSYVLAQETVVTYNFLEEQGELTYVGNVARDSFLYQNYTDMFPQMKFQILTQGNVYASMFTIDESASTLRTATKLDREDICPYSHQCTLNFNVAVYLKDLDTEVLDLFKIIKIQVFLDDINDNAPEFPNKEITIAIPENSEVKKEYFTPGAFDLDTGANNSVQRYVMDPANEMFGFDVLYNSDGTSDLNIVVKYPLDRESRSFYQLLIYAIDGGFPVRTGSVKINITITDQNDNPPIFTKKQYGITVEENTAVNSTILVVTATDADADDNGNVSYRFSSRTPSKVRDNFDINIISGEIKVKSLLNYEDKKNWTFKVEAFDHGNPARTSTSTVVVNIKDTNDNYPQININLPPGGTKMSEAADTGSFVAHVVVFDQDEGVNGEIKCKVLGNDFRLEDFKIENNYKVVLNKPLDYEEQDSYEVNIECEDGGDPPKANETSIIVKVEDMNDNYPKFLYDVYEQTFQEEVFQSIIVQVSATDADSGELGKVTYGLHSNTDPRFKINYKSGLITANSIFDHEVDPIITLHVLAWDNGKPSLTSTATVVINVTDINDNAPKFPSNPVEIKFLEEQQAMQTQNLNITDPDFGQNGEFELTFPQNDYLSEYFEFNAVTGTIRTLKPIDREEIPYFKFIVKAVDKGTPQLSSTADVIIQIIDANDNIPAITYPNNGNNTKFVPVTSPIGFYIATVIASDKDDGLNAQLLYFIDEGDVRDLFKIDVNTGIISVGREMAEKDAETYKLQLAVRDNGTQQRTSYATLHVVVQPANETNLISVEEENKQNIMLVAIFVAITVFISIAIISSIFILRYVDKRNRARIPPKINENRFYDAPPRVDESMSATSSVSKDSDTELLKKRAKKEVSFSIDESYSDPGNNSTLTNVTSFSTVKPSYLSMDFKSPEDTQSTTWLCNNTMSSDMSKLDMYSEKELSSLTHSQLQNALHHIAGANSDRLWLQPVREEESKHMMMKRADDTHSETSHETTTSDSGRGGSEEDIHSNRGHPLSDTAKAHAR, from the exons ATGAGGACTGAAATGTTTTCGTTTTGTGTGATTATTTCATCTGTCAGCTACGTGTTAGCTCAGGAGACCGTTGTTACATACAATTTTCTTGAGGAACAAGGGGAGCTAACTTATGTCGGAAATGTTGCACGAGACAGCTTTTTGTACCAGAATTATACCGATATGTTTCCACAGATGAAATTTCAGATTCTTACTCAGGGAAATGTTTACGCATCAATGTTTACCATCGACGAAAGTGCCAGTACATTACGGACTGCAACAAAGTTGGATCGTGAAGATATTTGCCCATATTCACATCAGTGTACATTAAACTTTAATGTTGCTGTGTATTTGAAAGATTTGGATACTGAAGTTCTCGATTTGTTCAAAATCATCAAAATTCAAGTCTTTTTGGATGATATTAATGATAATGCACCAGAATTCCCAAACAAAGAAATAACCATCGCTATTCCTGAAAAttcagaagttaaaaaagaatattttacgCCTGGAGCTTTCGATCTTGACACTGGGGCAAATAATTCTGTACAGAGATATGTTATGGACCCGGCAAATGAAATGTTTGGATTCGATGTATTATATAATTCAGATGGCACCTCAGATTTAAACATTGTTGTGAAATACCCACTGGATAGGGAAAGCAGAAGTTTCTATCAACTTTTGATCTATGCCATAGATGGTGGCTTTCCAGTAAGAACAGGATCGGTTAAGATAAATATAACAATAACTGATCAAAATGACAACCCACCAATATTTACGAAAAAGCAATATGGCATTACAGTAGAGGAGAACACTGCAGTAAATTCAACAATTTTGGTTGTCACAGCAACTGATGCCGATGCAGACGACAATGGAAACGTTTCCTATCGGTTCAGTTCAAGAACGCCCAGCAAAGTCCGTGACAATTTCGATATTAACATCATTTCAGGGGAGATAAAAGTTAAGAGCCTATTGAATTATGAGGACAAGAAAAACTGGACATTCAAAGTGGAAGCTTTCGACCATGGTAACCCAGCCCGAACCAGCACTTCGACCGTagttgtaaacattaaagatacaAATGATAACTACCCACAGATAAATATAAACCTACCACCAGGTGGCACTAAAATGTCAGAGGCCGCAGATACCGGAAGTTTTGTTGCTCACGTTGTGGTGTTTGACCAAGATGAAGGTGTGAATGGGGAGATAAAGTGTAAAGTACTTGGCAACGATTTTCGTCTTGAGGACTTTAAAATCGAGAATAATTACAAAGTAGTGTTGAATAAGCCATTAGATTATGAAGAGCAGGACAGTTATGAAGTTAACATTGAATGTGAAGATGGCGGCGACCCTCCAAAAGCTAATGAAACCAGCATTATCGTGAAAGTTGAAGACATGAATGATAATTATCCCAAATTTTTGTATGATGTCTACGAGCAAACATTCCAAGAGGAAGTGTTCCAATCTATAATTGTTCAAGTTTCTGCAACAGATGCAGATAGTGGTGAATTAGGGAAAGTCACATATGGACTCCATTCCAACACAGATCCAAGGTtcaaaattaattacaaaagtGGTTTGATAACTGCTAATTCGATCTTTGATCATGAAGTTGACCCAATTATAACTTTACATGTTTTAGCATGGGATAATGGTAAACCTTCATTGACATCTACTGCTACTGTGGTTATAAATGTTACTGACATTAATGATAATGCACCCAAGTTTCCATCAAACCCTGTGGAGATTAAATTTCTAGAAGAACAACAGGCAATGCAGacacaaaatttgaatataaCTGATCCAGATTTTGGACAAAATGGAGAGTTTGAGTTGACATTCCCACAAAATGATTATCTTtctgaatattttgaatttaatgcAGTAACTGGGACAATCAGAACTTTGAAACCAATTGATAGGGAAGAGATaccttatttcaaattcattgtcaAAGCTGTTGATAAAGGAACCCCGCAGTTATCGAGCACAGCTGATGTGATAATTCAAATCATTGACGCAAATGATAACATTCCAGCTATAACTTATCCAAATAACGGAAACAACACCAAATTCGTACCAGTTACATCTCCTATTGGTTTCTACATAGCAACTGTGATAGCATCAGATAAAGATGATGGACTTAACGCACAGTTGTTATACTTCATCGACGAAGGTGACGTTCgagatttatttaaaattgatGTGAACACTGGAATTATTTCAGTCGGAAGAGAGATGGCGGAGAAAGATGCAGAAACGTACAAACTACAGTTAGCTGTGCGGGACAATGGAACACAGCAGAGAACGTCATACGCAACTTTGCACGTTGTTGTTCAGCCAGCAAACGAAACGAATTTAATATCGGTTGAAGAAgaaaataaacagaatattatGCTTGTGGCTATTTTTGTGGCGATTACTGTATTTATATCAATTGCGATAATTTCTTCTATCTTTATACTTCGATATGTTGACAAGAGGAATAGAGCAAGAATTCCACCGAAGATCAACGAAAATCGATTCTACGATGCTCCTCCACGAGTTGACGAAAGTATGTCTGCGACGTCGAGTGTCTCCAAGGACTCGGATACAGAACTGTTAAAAAAACGTGCGAAAAAAGAAGTTAGTTTTTCAATAGATGAAAGCTACAGCGATCCTGGCAACAATTCTACGCTGACAAATGTTACGTCTTTCTCTACTGTAAAACCTTCATATCTTTCCATGGACTTTAAATCTCCAGAG GACACACAGTCAACTACCTGGTTGTGCAATAATACCATGTCTTCAGATATGAGTAAACTGGACATGTACAGCGAGAAGGAGTTATCTAGTCTAACCCACAGTCAGCTGCAAAATGCCCTACATCATATAGCAGGAGCTAACTCTGACAGACTATGGTTACAACCAGTCAGAGAAGAAGAG tcgAAGCATATGATGATGAAACGAGCAGACGACACTCATAGTGAGACTTCCCACGAGACAACGACCAGCGATAGTGGGCGTGGTGGGAGCGAGGAAGATATACATAGTAACAGAGGACATCCCCTTAGTGATACAG CTAAGGCACACGCTCGTTGA
- the LOC123557694 gene encoding protocadherin gamma-A3-like isoform X1: MRTEMFSFCVIISSVSYVLAQETVVTYNFLEEQGELTYVGNVARDSFLYQNYTDMFPQMKFQILTQGNVYASMFTIDESASTLRTATKLDREDICPYSHQCTLNFNVAVYLKDLDTEVLDLFKIIKIQVFLDDINDNAPEFPNKEITIAIPENSEVKKEYFTPGAFDLDTGANNSVQRYVMDPANEMFGFDVLYNSDGTSDLNIVVKYPLDRESRSFYQLLIYAIDGGFPVRTGSVKINITITDQNDNPPIFTKKQYGITVEENTAVNSTILVVTATDADADDNGNVSYRFSSRTPSKVRDNFDINIISGEIKVKSLLNYEDKKNWTFKVEAFDHGNPARTSTSTVVVNIKDTNDNYPQININLPPGGTKMSEAADTGSFVAHVVVFDQDEGVNGEIKCKVLGNDFRLEDFKIENNYKVVLNKPLDYEEQDSYEVNIECEDGGDPPKANETSIIVKVEDMNDNYPKFLYDVYEQTFQEEVFQSIIVQVSATDADSGELGKVTYGLHSNTDPRFKINYKSGLITANSIFDHEVDPIITLHVLAWDNGKPSLTSTATVVINVTDINDNAPKFPSNPVEIKFLEEQQAMQTQNLNITDPDFGQNGEFELTFPQNDYLSEYFEFNAVTGTIRTLKPIDREEIPYFKFIVKAVDKGTPQLSSTADVIIQIIDANDNIPAITYPNNGNNTKFVPVTSPIGFYIATVIASDKDDGLNAQLLYFIDEGDVRDLFKIDVNTGIISVGREMAEKDAETYKLQLAVRDNGTQQRTSYATLHVVVQPANETNLISVEEENKQNIMLVAIFVAITVFISIAIISSIFILRYVDKRNRARIPPKINENRFYDAPPRVDESMSATSSVSKDSDTELLKKRAKKEVSFSIDESYSDPGNNSTLTNVTSFSTVKPSYLSMDFKSPEDTQSTTWLCNNTMSSDMSKLDMYSEKELSSLTHSQLQNALHHIAGANSDRLWLQPVREEESKHMMMKRADDTHSETSHETTTSDSGRGGSEEDIHSNRGHPLSDTEEGKQYNYNYSNRHRQRSRNDKVMPRRPPPPIPTDSFPRNISFSDDSVTANTTVASYNKILPPSPVSSSTMYKTPLKQQELFTISGNCARDTFLETQMTTPGMAYSVGDIETMSEMATTCRDDASTTTSGSYTINPDDLCNEIDELFFKDVIV, encoded by the exons ATGAGGACTGAAATGTTTTCGTTTTGTGTGATTATTTCATCTGTCAGCTACGTGTTAGCTCAGGAGACCGTTGTTACATACAATTTTCTTGAGGAACAAGGGGAGCTAACTTATGTCGGAAATGTTGCACGAGACAGCTTTTTGTACCAGAATTATACCGATATGTTTCCACAGATGAAATTTCAGATTCTTACTCAGGGAAATGTTTACGCATCAATGTTTACCATCGACGAAAGTGCCAGTACATTACGGACTGCAACAAAGTTGGATCGTGAAGATATTTGCCCATATTCACATCAGTGTACATTAAACTTTAATGTTGCTGTGTATTTGAAAGATTTGGATACTGAAGTTCTCGATTTGTTCAAAATCATCAAAATTCAAGTCTTTTTGGATGATATTAATGATAATGCACCAGAATTCCCAAACAAAGAAATAACCATCGCTATTCCTGAAAAttcagaagttaaaaaagaatattttacgCCTGGAGCTTTCGATCTTGACACTGGGGCAAATAATTCTGTACAGAGATATGTTATGGACCCGGCAAATGAAATGTTTGGATTCGATGTATTATATAATTCAGATGGCACCTCAGATTTAAACATTGTTGTGAAATACCCACTGGATAGGGAAAGCAGAAGTTTCTATCAACTTTTGATCTATGCCATAGATGGTGGCTTTCCAGTAAGAACAGGATCGGTTAAGATAAATATAACAATAACTGATCAAAATGACAACCCACCAATATTTACGAAAAAGCAATATGGCATTACAGTAGAGGAGAACACTGCAGTAAATTCAACAATTTTGGTTGTCACAGCAACTGATGCCGATGCAGACGACAATGGAAACGTTTCCTATCGGTTCAGTTCAAGAACGCCCAGCAAAGTCCGTGACAATTTCGATATTAACATCATTTCAGGGGAGATAAAAGTTAAGAGCCTATTGAATTATGAGGACAAGAAAAACTGGACATTCAAAGTGGAAGCTTTCGACCATGGTAACCCAGCCCGAACCAGCACTTCGACCGTagttgtaaacattaaagatacaAATGATAACTACCCACAGATAAATATAAACCTACCACCAGGTGGCACTAAAATGTCAGAGGCCGCAGATACCGGAAGTTTTGTTGCTCACGTTGTGGTGTTTGACCAAGATGAAGGTGTGAATGGGGAGATAAAGTGTAAAGTACTTGGCAACGATTTTCGTCTTGAGGACTTTAAAATCGAGAATAATTACAAAGTAGTGTTGAATAAGCCATTAGATTATGAAGAGCAGGACAGTTATGAAGTTAACATTGAATGTGAAGATGGCGGCGACCCTCCAAAAGCTAATGAAACCAGCATTATCGTGAAAGTTGAAGACATGAATGATAATTATCCCAAATTTTTGTATGATGTCTACGAGCAAACATTCCAAGAGGAAGTGTTCCAATCTATAATTGTTCAAGTTTCTGCAACAGATGCAGATAGTGGTGAATTAGGGAAAGTCACATATGGACTCCATTCCAACACAGATCCAAGGTtcaaaattaattacaaaagtGGTTTGATAACTGCTAATTCGATCTTTGATCATGAAGTTGACCCAATTATAACTTTACATGTTTTAGCATGGGATAATGGTAAACCTTCATTGACATCTACTGCTACTGTGGTTATAAATGTTACTGACATTAATGATAATGCACCCAAGTTTCCATCAAACCCTGTGGAGATTAAATTTCTAGAAGAACAACAGGCAATGCAGacacaaaatttgaatataaCTGATCCAGATTTTGGACAAAATGGAGAGTTTGAGTTGACATTCCCACAAAATGATTATCTTtctgaatattttgaatttaatgcAGTAACTGGGACAATCAGAACTTTGAAACCAATTGATAGGGAAGAGATaccttatttcaaattcattgtcaAAGCTGTTGATAAAGGAACCCCGCAGTTATCGAGCACAGCTGATGTGATAATTCAAATCATTGACGCAAATGATAACATTCCAGCTATAACTTATCCAAATAACGGAAACAACACCAAATTCGTACCAGTTACATCTCCTATTGGTTTCTACATAGCAACTGTGATAGCATCAGATAAAGATGATGGACTTAACGCACAGTTGTTATACTTCATCGACGAAGGTGACGTTCgagatttatttaaaattgatGTGAACACTGGAATTATTTCAGTCGGAAGAGAGATGGCGGAGAAAGATGCAGAAACGTACAAACTACAGTTAGCTGTGCGGGACAATGGAACACAGCAGAGAACGTCATACGCAACTTTGCACGTTGTTGTTCAGCCAGCAAACGAAACGAATTTAATATCGGTTGAAGAAgaaaataaacagaatattatGCTTGTGGCTATTTTTGTGGCGATTACTGTATTTATATCAATTGCGATAATTTCTTCTATCTTTATACTTCGATATGTTGACAAGAGGAATAGAGCAAGAATTCCACCGAAGATCAACGAAAATCGATTCTACGATGCTCCTCCACGAGTTGACGAAAGTATGTCTGCGACGTCGAGTGTCTCCAAGGACTCGGATACAGAACTGTTAAAAAAACGTGCGAAAAAAGAAGTTAGTTTTTCAATAGATGAAAGCTACAGCGATCCTGGCAACAATTCTACGCTGACAAATGTTACGTCTTTCTCTACTGTAAAACCTTCATATCTTTCCATGGACTTTAAATCTCCAGAG GACACACAGTCAACTACCTGGTTGTGCAATAATACCATGTCTTCAGATATGAGTAAACTGGACATGTACAGCGAGAAGGAGTTATCTAGTCTAACCCACAGTCAGCTGCAAAATGCCCTACATCATATAGCAGGAGCTAACTCTGACAGACTATGGTTACAACCAGTCAGAGAAGAAGAG tcgAAGCATATGATGATGAAACGAGCAGACGACACTCATAGTGAGACTTCCCACGAGACAACGACCAGCGATAGTGGGCGTGGTGGGAGCGAGGAAGATATACATAGTAACAGAGGACATCCCCTTAGTGATACAG AAGAAGGCAAACAGTATAATTATAACTACAGTAACCGTCACAGACAGAGGTCACGGAACGACAAGGTGATGCCAAGACGACCTCCGCCGCCAATTCCTACTGACAGTTTTCCAAGAAACATTAGTTTTAGTGACGATAGTGTAACTGCTAACACTACAGTCGCCAGTTACAATAAAATTTTGCCACCTAGTCCTGTGTCGAGTTCGACAATGTACAAAACACCGCTGAAGCAGCAAGAACTGTTCACAATCAGCGGAAATTGTGCGAGAGACACATTTTTAGAAACACAGATGACAACTCCGGGTATGGCATATTCGGTTGGCGATATTGAGACAATGAGTGAAATGGCAACAACTTGCCGAGATGATGCAAGTACGACTACATCGGGAAGTTACACCATTAATCCTGATGACTTGTGCAATGAAATAGACGAACTGTTCTTCAAAGATGTCATCGTCTGa
- the LOC123557694 gene encoding protocadherin-11 X-linked-like isoform X2 gives MRTEMFSFCVIISSVSYVLAQETVVTYNFLEEQGELTYVGNVARDSFLYQNYTDMFPQMKFQILTQGNVYASMFTIDESASTLRTATKLDREDICPYSHQCTLNFNVAVYLKDLDTEVLDLFKIIKIQVFLDDINDNAPEFPNKEITIAIPENSEVKKEYFTPGAFDLDTGANNSVQRYVMDPANEMFGFDVLYNSDGTSDLNIVVKYPLDRESRSFYQLLIYAIDGGFPVRTGSVKINITITDQNDNPPIFTKKQYGITVEENTAVNSTILVVTATDADADDNGNVSYRFSSRTPSKVRDNFDINIISGEIKVKSLLNYEDKKNWTFKVEAFDHGNPARTSTSTVVVNIKDTNDNYPQININLPPGGTKMSEAADTGSFVAHVVVFDQDEGVNGEIKCKVLGNDFRLEDFKIENNYKVVLNKPLDYEEQDSYEVNIECEDGGDPPKANETSIIVKVEDMNDNYPKFLYDVYEQTFQEEVFQSIIVQVSATDADSGELGKVTYGLHSNTDPRFKINYKSGLITANSIFDHEVDPIITLHVLAWDNGKPSLTSTATVVINVTDINDNAPKFPSNPVEIKFLEEQQAMQTQNLNITDPDFGQNGEFELTFPQNDYLSEYFEFNAVTGTIRTLKPIDREEIPYFKFIVKAVDKGTPQLSSTADVIIQIIDANDNIPAITYPNNGNNTKFVPVTSPIGFYIATVIASDKDDGLNAQLLYFIDEGDVRDLFKIDVNTGIISVGREMAEKDAETYKLQLAVRDNGTQQRTSYATLHVVVQPANETNLISVEEENKQNIMLVAIFVAITVFISIAIISSIFILRYVDKRNRARIPPKINENRFYDAPPRVDESMSATSSVSKDSDTELLKKRAKKEVSFSIDESYSDPGNNSTLTNVTSFSTVKPSYLSMDFKSPEDTQSTTWLCNNTMSSDMSKLDMYSEKELSSLTHSQLQNALHHIAGANSDRLWLQPVREEESKHMMMKRADDTHSETSHETTTSDSGRGGSEEDIHSNRGHPLSDTAILYQCYV, from the exons ATGAGGACTGAAATGTTTTCGTTTTGTGTGATTATTTCATCTGTCAGCTACGTGTTAGCTCAGGAGACCGTTGTTACATACAATTTTCTTGAGGAACAAGGGGAGCTAACTTATGTCGGAAATGTTGCACGAGACAGCTTTTTGTACCAGAATTATACCGATATGTTTCCACAGATGAAATTTCAGATTCTTACTCAGGGAAATGTTTACGCATCAATGTTTACCATCGACGAAAGTGCCAGTACATTACGGACTGCAACAAAGTTGGATCGTGAAGATATTTGCCCATATTCACATCAGTGTACATTAAACTTTAATGTTGCTGTGTATTTGAAAGATTTGGATACTGAAGTTCTCGATTTGTTCAAAATCATCAAAATTCAAGTCTTTTTGGATGATATTAATGATAATGCACCAGAATTCCCAAACAAAGAAATAACCATCGCTATTCCTGAAAAttcagaagttaaaaaagaatattttacgCCTGGAGCTTTCGATCTTGACACTGGGGCAAATAATTCTGTACAGAGATATGTTATGGACCCGGCAAATGAAATGTTTGGATTCGATGTATTATATAATTCAGATGGCACCTCAGATTTAAACATTGTTGTGAAATACCCACTGGATAGGGAAAGCAGAAGTTTCTATCAACTTTTGATCTATGCCATAGATGGTGGCTTTCCAGTAAGAACAGGATCGGTTAAGATAAATATAACAATAACTGATCAAAATGACAACCCACCAATATTTACGAAAAAGCAATATGGCATTACAGTAGAGGAGAACACTGCAGTAAATTCAACAATTTTGGTTGTCACAGCAACTGATGCCGATGCAGACGACAATGGAAACGTTTCCTATCGGTTCAGTTCAAGAACGCCCAGCAAAGTCCGTGACAATTTCGATATTAACATCATTTCAGGGGAGATAAAAGTTAAGAGCCTATTGAATTATGAGGACAAGAAAAACTGGACATTCAAAGTGGAAGCTTTCGACCATGGTAACCCAGCCCGAACCAGCACTTCGACCGTagttgtaaacattaaagatacaAATGATAACTACCCACAGATAAATATAAACCTACCACCAGGTGGCACTAAAATGTCAGAGGCCGCAGATACCGGAAGTTTTGTTGCTCACGTTGTGGTGTTTGACCAAGATGAAGGTGTGAATGGGGAGATAAAGTGTAAAGTACTTGGCAACGATTTTCGTCTTGAGGACTTTAAAATCGAGAATAATTACAAAGTAGTGTTGAATAAGCCATTAGATTATGAAGAGCAGGACAGTTATGAAGTTAACATTGAATGTGAAGATGGCGGCGACCCTCCAAAAGCTAATGAAACCAGCATTATCGTGAAAGTTGAAGACATGAATGATAATTATCCCAAATTTTTGTATGATGTCTACGAGCAAACATTCCAAGAGGAAGTGTTCCAATCTATAATTGTTCAAGTTTCTGCAACAGATGCAGATAGTGGTGAATTAGGGAAAGTCACATATGGACTCCATTCCAACACAGATCCAAGGTtcaaaattaattacaaaagtGGTTTGATAACTGCTAATTCGATCTTTGATCATGAAGTTGACCCAATTATAACTTTACATGTTTTAGCATGGGATAATGGTAAACCTTCATTGACATCTACTGCTACTGTGGTTATAAATGTTACTGACATTAATGATAATGCACCCAAGTTTCCATCAAACCCTGTGGAGATTAAATTTCTAGAAGAACAACAGGCAATGCAGacacaaaatttgaatataaCTGATCCAGATTTTGGACAAAATGGAGAGTTTGAGTTGACATTCCCACAAAATGATTATCTTtctgaatattttgaatttaatgcAGTAACTGGGACAATCAGAACTTTGAAACCAATTGATAGGGAAGAGATaccttatttcaaattcattgtcaAAGCTGTTGATAAAGGAACCCCGCAGTTATCGAGCACAGCTGATGTGATAATTCAAATCATTGACGCAAATGATAACATTCCAGCTATAACTTATCCAAATAACGGAAACAACACCAAATTCGTACCAGTTACATCTCCTATTGGTTTCTACATAGCAACTGTGATAGCATCAGATAAAGATGATGGACTTAACGCACAGTTGTTATACTTCATCGACGAAGGTGACGTTCgagatttatttaaaattgatGTGAACACTGGAATTATTTCAGTCGGAAGAGAGATGGCGGAGAAAGATGCAGAAACGTACAAACTACAGTTAGCTGTGCGGGACAATGGAACACAGCAGAGAACGTCATACGCAACTTTGCACGTTGTTGTTCAGCCAGCAAACGAAACGAATTTAATATCGGTTGAAGAAgaaaataaacagaatattatGCTTGTGGCTATTTTTGTGGCGATTACTGTATTTATATCAATTGCGATAATTTCTTCTATCTTTATACTTCGATATGTTGACAAGAGGAATAGAGCAAGAATTCCACCGAAGATCAACGAAAATCGATTCTACGATGCTCCTCCACGAGTTGACGAAAGTATGTCTGCGACGTCGAGTGTCTCCAAGGACTCGGATACAGAACTGTTAAAAAAACGTGCGAAAAAAGAAGTTAGTTTTTCAATAGATGAAAGCTACAGCGATCCTGGCAACAATTCTACGCTGACAAATGTTACGTCTTTCTCTACTGTAAAACCTTCATATCTTTCCATGGACTTTAAATCTCCAGAG GACACACAGTCAACTACCTGGTTGTGCAATAATACCATGTCTTCAGATATGAGTAAACTGGACATGTACAGCGAGAAGGAGTTATCTAGTCTAACCCACAGTCAGCTGCAAAATGCCCTACATCATATAGCAGGAGCTAACTCTGACAGACTATGGTTACAACCAGTCAGAGAAGAAGAG tcgAAGCATATGATGATGAAACGAGCAGACGACACTCATAGTGAGACTTCCCACGAGACAACGACCAGCGATAGTGGGCGTGGTGGGAGCGAGGAAGATATACATAGTAACAGAGGACATCCCCTTAGTGATACAG CTATATTATACCAATGCTATGTTTAG